Sequence from the Piscinibacter sp. HJYY11 genome:
GCAATCGCCGCTGTCGCGCCAGCTGCAGCAGCTGGAGAGCCGGCTCGGGCTCACGCTCTTCACCCGCGAGAAGAAGCGGCTCAAGCTCACGCCGGCCGGGCGTGATTTCCTGGTCGAGGCGAAGGCGCTGCTGGCGCACGCCGAGCGGGTGAAGCAGCGTGCGGCCGACGTGGGCCGCGGCAAGCTGGGCACGCTGGTCGTGGGCTACGTGGCCGGGGCGGTGCACGCCGGCGTGATCGGCAAGGCTTTGCAGGCGCTGCAGCAGCAGGTGCCCGGCGCGCGCCTCCAGCTGCGCAGCCTGCCATCGGCCGAGCAGTTTGCGGCGCTGCAGCGTGGCGAGCTGGACCTGGGCTACACCTATGCGGCGCCGCCGGTCGAGTCGGGCCTCGCGAGCGTGCTGCTGCTGGAAGAGCCGTTCGTGCTGGCGGTGCCGGCGGACCATGCGCTTGCCACCGCCGAGTCGCTCGACCTCAACGGCCAGCCGCTGGTGGCACCGCTCTCGTGGCCGGCGCGCGAGGAGCTGCTCCGGGCCTGCGCGACGCTGGGCTGGGCGCCCGACGTGCGCTATGAAGCCGCCGACCCGGCGGCGGCGCTCGGCCTGGTGGCCGCCGGGCTCGGCTGCGCGTTCGTGCAGAAGAGCCTGGTGACGGTGGCCGGCGCGATGCCGGTCGTGCTGCGCGAGCTGCCGGCCACCTTCACGCTGAGTGTCCAGATCCACTGCGTGCACCAGGGTTCTCCCTCACCGCTGGCGCACCGGCTGATGATGGTGTCGTAACCCTTGCGACACCCGCGGCGCCGGCGCCTCGCCAGAATCGCCGCATGACAAACCGAGTCCTCGCGCACACTGGCGCCACCTACCCGATCCTGCAGGCCCCGATGGGCTGGATCGCCCGCACCCCGCTCGCCTCGGCCGTCTCTCGCGCCGGCGGGCTCGGCATCATCGAGACGTCTTCAGGCGAGACCGAGAACTGCCAGGCCGAGATCACCAAGATGAGCGCGACGGGCCTGCCCTTCGGCGTGAACCTGCCGATCCGCTTCCTCAAAGACGACGCGATGCTGAAGTTCGTCTGCGCGAGTGGCGTCAAGTTCGTGACGACCTCGGCCGGCAGCCCGGCCAAGTTCATCGCGCCGCTGAAGGACGCGGGCATCACCGTCTACCACGCGGTGCCGACGGTCGACGCGGCCATGAAGTGCGTGGACGCCGGCATCGACGGCCTGGTCGTCGAAGGTGCCGAAGGCGGCGGCTTCAAGAACCCGGAGGAGGTGTCGACGCTCGTGCTGCTGCAGGCCATCCGCGCGCGCACCGACGTTCCGCTGATCGCAGCCGGCGGCATCTGCGATGGTCGCGGCATGGCGGCCGCCTTCGCCCTCGGCGCCGAGGCGGTGCAGATGGGCACGCGCTTCGTGAGCTGCGCCGAGAGCCCGGTGCATGCGAACTACAAGCAGGCGATCGTCGACGCGAAGGACACGGGCACGCTGGTGCTGAACAAGAAATCGACGCCCTGCATCCGCGCCCTCAAGTCGCAGCGCACCCAGGCGATCTACGAAGAAGGCGTGATGGCGCCCGATGCCTTGCGCGGCATCCGCGGTGTCTACTTCGATGGCGACATGGAGGCGGCGCCGGCGCTCGCCGGCCAGAGCGCTGCGCTGATCACCAGCGTGAAGACGGCGAAGGAGATCATCGACGAGACCGTCGCGCAGTTCTTCGAGATCACGTCGCGGCTGGGTGGGCTCGGGGCGGCTCGTTCTTTTGGGTGACGCCAGGCTGGTTGGCGGATCGGCTGATCTCGCACTCGGCCGGCTGTTCGCCGCGGCGTGAGCCGTGGCTGTGCGCATAGACCCAGGTGAACTCCGCGCCCAGCAGGAAGATCTGCGCCGAGTAGTACACCCACACCAGCACCACGGCGAGTGAGCCGGCGGCGCCGAAGCCCGAGGTGATGCCGCTCTTGCCGATGTAGAGGCCGATCAGCAGCTTGCCGATGCTGAACAGCAGCGAGGTGACGGCGGCGCCGATCCACACGTCACGCCACTCCACTTTCACGCGCGGCATGATCTTGTAGATCATCGCGAAGATGAGCGTGACGAGGCCGAAGCTCACCAAGAGGTTGACCACCTGCAGCGTCACTTCCCAGGCGCCGAAGAGCGGGGCCCACCAGTTGCCGAGGGCCGACAGCGCGGCGCTCACGACGAGCGACACCATGAGCACGAAGCCGATGCCCATGATCATGCCGAACGACAGCACGCGCGCCCGCAGCAAGGACCACAGCCCGCTGCTGCGCTCACGGACCGGCGCGCGCCAGATGCGGTCGAGCGAATCCTGCAGCTCGGCGAACACGGTGGTTGCGCCGACGAGCAGCACCACCACGCCGACCACGGTCGCGAACACACCTTCCTTCGGCTTGGACACACTCTCCAGCAGCCCCTGGATCGCGACCGCCCCTTCTTCGCCGAGCATGCCGCGCAGTTGCGCAAAGATCTCCCCGCGTGCCGCCTCGGCACCAAACACCAGGCCGGCAACCGACACCACGATCAAGAGCAGCGGCGCTGCGGAGAAGGTGGTGTAGTAGGCCAAGGCCGCGCCCATGCTGGGCGCGTAATCGTTCTGCCATGACACCGCCGCGGCCTTGGCCAGCCGCCAGATCGACTTCCAGTTCATCATGGCCGCGGACCCTCGGCTCTACGCGAGCTGGATGGCCTGGTCGCTCGGCTGCGAGATGTCGCGCAGCGTGTGGTCCAGGTCTTCCGATTCCTGGCGGGTGGCCAGGTCACCCAGCGACACGATGCCGACGATCTCCCCTTCGCGGCTGAGCACCGGCAGGCGCCGCACCTGCGCTTCGCCCATGCGCTGCGCCACGTCGTCGATCTCATCGTGCTCGGTGCACGACAGGGTCTGCTCGCTCATCACTTCGTTGACCAGCGTCTCATCGGGCCGCTTGTTGTAGGCGGTGGCCCGCACGGTGATGTCGCGGTCGGTGACGATGCCGACGAGGCCCTGGCCGTCATACACGGGCAGGGCGCCCACGTCGAGCCGGCTCATCAGCTCGGCGGCGCGCTGCAGGGTTTCGTCAGGGCGCACCACCACGACGTTGCGGGTGATGACGGAGGCGATGGTGGGCATGGAGGTCTCCTCGTGGAATGTCGGGCCAGTATGGAAAGCGCTTCGCAGCGGGTCAGTCGGCGCGGGCCGCCGGGTGCTGTGGGAGCCTTCTGACAGCTCTGCGAAGATGCGCGCCACCAAGGTCAGGAGGAACGGGAACATGAACCTTCGATGGGCGCTGCACGCGCTGGCCGACACCCACCGACTCGACGACGCGGCGCGGCGCCGCCTGCTGTCGCTGGGGGGCGTGGGCGAAGAGCCCTCGCACCTCACCCGCGGGTTGCCGCGCGGCCTGGCGGTGGTGGCCGCGGCGCTCGTCGGCTTGGGCGTGGTGGTGTGGATCGCCGCCAACTGGGAGACGATTGGCCGCATGGGCCGCTTCGCGCTGCTGATGGCGCTTGTCGGCGCGACAGGACTGGGTGCGGCGCTGCGGCCGGCGGCGCGGCCGGCGCTCGGGCTGCTGGCCTTCCTCGGCATCGGCGCCTTGTTCGCCTACTTCGGGCAGACCTACCAGACCGGTGCCGACCCGTGGCAGCTCTTTGCGCTGTGGGCGGCGCTCGGCATCCCGCTGTGCCTGGGTGCACGCAGCGACGTGCTGTGGGCACCGTGGTCGCTGGTGGCGATGGTGGGCATCTCGCTGTGGGCCCTGGCCCACCTCGGGCACCGCTGGCGCGTGGAGCCGGGCGACGTGACCGTGCACGGCCTCGCGTGGATCGCGGCGCTGTGCGTGGTGGCCGCCTTGAGCGCGCCGATGCGGCGCGTGACCGGCGCGGGCCTGTGGGGCCTGCGCTGCGCGGCGACGCTCGCGGTGGTGATGGTCACCGCGACCGCGCTCGGCGGGCTCTTCCACCGTGACGTGGCGCCGCACTACGCGCTCGGCCTGCTGGTGCTGGCGGCCGGGGCGCTGCTCGCGGCACAGCGGCGCAGCTTCGACGTCTTCGTGCTGAGTGCGACGGCCCTCGCGCTCAACACCCTGCTGGTGTGTGGCCTCGCGCGCCTGCTGTTCAAGGACCTCGACGGCGACGCGATCGGTGCGCTCTTCCTGCTGGGCCTGGTCGCCGCCGGGCTGCTGGCGGGCACGGTGAGCGGCATCCTGAAGCTGTCTCGCCACCATGGACAGGAGGCCGGCCATGCATGACCGCCTCGACGAGGTGATGGCGCGTGCGCGCGCCGAGGGCCTGCTGCCCGACGACGCGGTGCGGCCCGGCGGCGAGCAGCGGCCCTGGCCGGTGGTGTTGCTCACGGCGCTCGGCGCCTGGCTCGCCGCCGTCCCGCTGCTGGGCGTGGTGGGCCTGCTGCTCGGGCCGCTGGTCAACAACCCCGTCGGGCCGTATCTCGCGGGCGGCCTGTTGCTCGCCGGCTCGGTGGTCGTGCTGCGCTCGTCGCAGGTGCCGCTCTTCGTCGAACAGCTGGCGGTGCCCGGGGTGCCGGTAGGTGGTGGTGCGCTCGGGTTCGGCTTCTTCCAGCACCTGCCGCATGCGATGGCCTCGCTGTTGCTCGCTGCGGTGGCGGTGGGGCTGGCGCTCGCCGTCCGGCAGGCGTGGCTGCGCACCCTGCTCGGCGTGGCGGCGGCCGCTCTGGTGGGCCTGGCGCTGATGGAGCGCAGCGTGTTCCGTTCGCATGGGTGGGAGACCGCGTGGCTCGCCGCGCACCTGCTGCTGGCCGTCGCGGCGCTCTCGCCGTGGTGGCAGGGGCGCTGGCGTGGGCATGGCGCCGCGCTCGAGTCGCTGCTGTCGGGCTGGTGGCTGGCGGTGCTGGCGAGCCTCGCGGTGCTCGCCGGCATGACCTTCCTCGTGGGCGGTGTGTTCGGCGGCGGCCTGGCTGCCGAGGTGGGGCGCGAAGTGGCGGGTGCGGCAGGCCGCGGCGTGCAGGTGGCGGACCTGTTGCGCGGCGTGAGCGCGCTGCTGGCGCTGGGCGCGGGAGGGTTGGTGTGGCGCGCTTGGCCCGGGGCGCGCGGTGGGGCGCTCGGGGCCGCGGTGCTGTGTGCGGTGCTGCTGTCGTTCTTCATGAGCACGCTGGGCGGCACGCTGCTCGCGCTGGCCTGCCTGGCCGTCGCCGGGCGCTGGCGGCTGGCTGCGGCGGCCGGCGTGGCGCTGGCGTGGATCGTCGGGGCCTTCTACTACGCCCTCGCGTGGGACCTGGCGACCAAGGCGCTCGTGCTGGTCGGCGTGGGCGCGGTGCTCGGCGGGGCAGCCTGGTGGCGGCGCTCACCCCGCACCGAGGGCGCGGCCGGCGCCCCGCGCGCGCCGCTCGATCGCCGGGCCTGGTACGTGGGCGGCGCGACGGCGGCGACGCTGCTCGTCGCGGCCAGCGCCATCTGGCAGAAGCAGGACTTGATCACCAACGGTCAGCCGGTCTTCGTGCGGCTGGCACCGGTCGACCCGCGGTCGCTGATGCAGGGCGACTACATGCGGCTCAACTTCAACGTGCCGGCGGAGCTGCTCGACCAGCCACCCTCGGCCACCGCCGAGCGGCCCAAGGTGGTGGCGACCCGCGACGTCCGCGGCGTGGCCACGCTCACGCGCGTGGCCCAACCCGGCGAGGCGCTGGCCGCGGGCGAGCTGCTGTTCGAGCTGACGCCCAAGGGCGGCGGCTGGGTGCTGGTGAGCGACGCGTGGTTCTTCCGCGAAGGCGATGCTGCCCGCTGGGAGAACGCCCGTTACGGCGAGTTTCGTGTGATGCTCGACGGCCGTGCGCTGCTGGTGGGCATGGCCGACGAACAGCTGCAAGCGATCAAGCCCTGGAAGGAGTGAGCGATGTCCGCGACCGATGCCGTGATCGACGCCTTGTTGAAGGCTCGCCGTACCCGCGTGCCCGCCGACGCCGCGCCGCTGGCGAATGCGCTGGTGTCGCCTGACGACGCGTACCTCGTGCAGCAGGCCGTGGCCCATGAGATGGGCTGGCTCGACGCGGGCGTGCCCCAGCACTGGAAGTCGGGCGGCGCCTCGCGCACTGCAACGCTGATGCACGGCGCACTGCCGGACGAAGGCGTCTGGGCCAGCCCGGCGCAGCTCGGCGACTGGCCGTTCCGCCTGCGCTACATCGAAGCGGAGATCGCCCTGCGGATCGGCCGCGATGTGGACGCGGCGTTGGCCGCCTCGCTCGACCACGGGGCGGCCGCCACGCTGGTGG
This genomic interval carries:
- a CDS encoding LysR substrate-binding domain-containing protein, which encodes MLDLQQLRYFIAVAETENVGQAAELLHISQSPLSRQLQQLESRLGLTLFTREKKRLKLTPAGRDFLVEAKALLAHAERVKQRAADVGRGKLGTLVVGYVAGAVHAGVIGKALQALQQQVPGARLQLRSLPSAEQFAALQRGELDLGYTYAAPPVESGLASVLLLEEPFVLAVPADHALATAESLDLNGQPLVAPLSWPAREELLRACATLGWAPDVRYEAADPAAALGLVAAGLGCAFVQKSLVTVAGAMPVVLRELPATFTLSVQIHCVHQGSPSPLAHRLMMVS
- a CDS encoding nitronate monooxygenase family protein; translation: MTNRVLAHTGATYPILQAPMGWIARTPLASAVSRAGGLGIIETSSGETENCQAEITKMSATGLPFGVNLPIRFLKDDAMLKFVCASGVKFVTTSAGSPAKFIAPLKDAGITVYHAVPTVDAAMKCVDAGIDGLVVEGAEGGGFKNPEEVSTLVLLQAIRARTDVPLIAAGGICDGRGMAAAFALGAEAVQMGTRFVSCAESPVHANYKQAIVDAKDTGTLVLNKKSTPCIRALKSQRTQAIYEEGVMAPDALRGIRGVYFDGDMEAAPALAGQSAALITSVKTAKEIIDETVAQFFEITSRLGGLGAARSFG
- a CDS encoding YihY/virulence factor BrkB family protein, which produces MNWKSIWRLAKAAAVSWQNDYAPSMGAALAYYTTFSAAPLLLIVVSVAGLVFGAEAARGEIFAQLRGMLGEEGAVAIQGLLESVSKPKEGVFATVVGVVVLLVGATTVFAELQDSLDRIWRAPVRERSSGLWSLLRARVLSFGMIMGIGFVLMVSLVVSAALSALGNWWAPLFGAWEVTLQVVNLLVSFGLVTLIFAMIYKIMPRVKVEWRDVWIGAAVTSLLFSIGKLLIGLYIGKSGITSGFGAAGSLAVVLVWVYYSAQIFLLGAEFTWVYAHSHGSRRGEQPAECEISRSANQPGVTQKNEPPRAHPAAT
- a CDS encoding CBS domain-containing protein, which encodes MPTIASVITRNVVVVRPDETLQRAAELMSRLDVGALPVYDGQGLVGIVTDRDITVRATAYNKRPDETLVNEVMSEQTLSCTEHDEIDDVAQRMGEAQVRRLPVLSREGEIVGIVSLGDLATRQESEDLDHTLRDISQPSDQAIQLA
- a CDS encoding DUF2157 domain-containing protein, which produces MNLRWALHALADTHRLDDAARRRLLSLGGVGEEPSHLTRGLPRGLAVVAAALVGLGVVVWIAANWETIGRMGRFALLMALVGATGLGAALRPAARPALGLLAFLGIGALFAYFGQTYQTGADPWQLFALWAALGIPLCLGARSDVLWAPWSLVAMVGISLWALAHLGHRWRVEPGDVTVHGLAWIAALCVVAALSAPMRRVTGAGLWGLRCAATLAVVMVTATALGGLFHRDVAPHYALGLLVLAAGALLAAQRRSFDVFVLSATALALNTLLVCGLARLLFKDLDGDAIGALFLLGLVAAGLLAGTVSGILKLSRHHGQEAGHA
- a CDS encoding GDYXXLXY domain-containing protein, with translation MHDRLDEVMARARAEGLLPDDAVRPGGEQRPWPVVLLTALGAWLAAVPLLGVVGLLLGPLVNNPVGPYLAGGLLLAGSVVVLRSSQVPLFVEQLAVPGVPVGGGALGFGFFQHLPHAMASLLLAAVAVGLALAVRQAWLRTLLGVAAAALVGLALMERSVFRSHGWETAWLAAHLLLAVAALSPWWQGRWRGHGAALESLLSGWWLAVLASLAVLAGMTFLVGGVFGGGLAAEVGREVAGAAGRGVQVADLLRGVSALLALGAGGLVWRAWPGARGGALGAAVLCAVLLSFFMSTLGGTLLALACLAVAGRWRLAAAAGVALAWIVGAFYYALAWDLATKALVLVGVGAVLGGAAWWRRSPRTEGAAGAPRAPLDRRAWYVGGATAATLLVAASAIWQKQDLITNGQPVFVRLAPVDPRSLMQGDYMRLNFNVPAELLDQPPSATAERPKVVATRDVRGVATLTRVAQPGEALAAGELLFELTPKGGGWVLVSDAWFFREGDAARWENARYGEFRVMLDGRALLVGMADEQLQAIKPWKE